GAATCAGATTTTTATCTATCGATTCTTCTTCGGTCCCAATCTCGGCCTTAAACAAGTGCCAGTATTCGGTATGCTCAACATAATCCTCCCCGGCTACTGATTCATAGCTTCCCAGAGTTTCCATCTCCAAAATATCAGAGTCGGTATAAAACTCATTGTTTACTCCAAAATCAGGATACATATTATCAGGTCTGTAATCATACTTTTTAACAAATACCTGTTTCCCCAATACATAGGCCATCCACCCCAGGGTGTTTAATACTCCTAGTTTTTGCTTGGTTCTTTTCTGGGGATCCTGTTTCAATTGTATATATTTTTTCCCCCACAACCATCTTGAATCGGACATATCGGTATAACCCCATAAGGCAATGGGCCTTACCGGGGTCAGCCTTTCTTCCCAATCCACAAAAGGTTCCTGGGGAATTATGGCCCTGCCTCCTGTATTCATAACCGTAATACTCCAGGGGGCAAATCTTATGTCCCATAAATTATGGTTGGTTATCCGGTGAACTACTCTTACCTGGTTTTGGCCCAAAAAGGTTATTTCCATTTGCTTTTGCATTCCGGTGGTAGGTTCGGTATTCTGGATAAGCCTTACCTTTTGATTTTCAATCTCATAATCAACTGTTTCATTGTCTGGATAGTAGGTACGGGGCTTGGCCTCCGGGCTGTGCCAGAGCCGGTGTCCGCCGTAACTTCTCCATTGCTGTCCTCCGGTTTTGCCCTGCTCCTGTTTAAACTCCTTGAACATGTTCTGGTTACCCCTTAAACTAAACCATACTATTCTGGGGCCGACATCGGTGGTACATATCAGTTCAATTTCTTTATTTTCCATTTTTATACAGTTCTGCCATTCCCCATAACTATATTTTTCTTCTATATTCATCATATCTCCTTGATTTTTTTGTTGTTGAATATATATTATCAACATTTATGGTAATTTTTTAGCAAAATATTTACCCAACCTTTCTTTTAAAAAATTTTGACAAATCTTTTGTTATAAAATAGCATTTTATTCTATAAAGACTCTCGAATTTTTAAATTCCGGTCTGCAAAAGGGTAAACCCTTTTTTTAAAATATATATATTTTTAAATATTATTATGAGATACTTATTACATGCTTACCGGATCAAGGGGTGATGCCATGAAAATAATGGTTTTTGACAAGAGTGCAAAAAAAATAATGCAGGATCTTAAGCTTGAAGAGGTTGCCCCTTACATAAATAACCAGCAATATCTTATCTGGGTAGACATAGAAAACCCCAGCCGGGAAATAATGCAGTTTTTGCTGGATGACTTTAAGTTCCACCCCCTGGATATTGAGGACTGCCTGTCAGTAATAGAAAGACCCAAGCTTGATGAATATGACGATTACATGTTTCTGGTTATGCATATACCATTTTTTATAAAGCAGACCCGCAAACTGGTTCCCTTTACCGTAAATATATTTATAGGAAGAAATTACTTAGTGACCGTCCATCAGGGATTATGCAAGCCCATCCAGAATACCTGGGCCAATATAGTAGAAAAGCATTCTACCCTGACTGTGGGCTCCGGCTACCTGCTTCACCGGATAATAGATGCCTTAATTGATTACAGCTTTCCCATACTCAATAAAATTTACAGGAATATTCAGAATGTAGAAGATGAGATATTTAAAAAAGTTAGCAATAAGAATGTTAGGGACATACTAAGGATAAGAACCAATATTCTCACCTTCCGCAACATTATTTTTCCTCAGAGGAAACTGCTTAAAACTTTAGAGATAAAAGACATGGAGTTTTTAATCGATGAGCTTGAAGTTTACTTCAGTGACCTGGTAGACCACATTGAAAAAATATGGGATACCCTAGAAAATTACAAAGAACTTATAGAAGGCATACATGAGGCTCACCAGTCGCTTCTTTCCAACAAGATTAATGACATCATGCGTATCTTAACCATTTTTTCAGTGGTTATTTTACCTCTTACCTTTATTACCGGCCTCTATGGCATGAATGTAAGCCTGCCTCTGGAAAATAATGCCTTTGCTTTTATTATAATTATATCCTTCCTGGCATTATTGGCCCTGGGCATGTTTATGTATTTTAAACATAAGGAATGGCTCTAAGCTTCTCCCCCTATGGCATCCTTAAAAAATACGGAAAAGCGGTGATGGGTAAATTCCGGCAGATAGGTATCCAGCAACAATTTCAATTCAAATTTTTGTCTGGCCCGGGGGCCAAGGCTTGTCCGGGGTAAATAACATTTTTTTACAAAAACTACTTTGTCCATCTGATTATAGAAGGTGCAGAGCAATAGCAGATCTTTCACCTCGGCCTGACCCAGATTAATAAGCTGCCCCTCTATTATCAAATAATCTCCCTGATAATAATATTTTTCCTGCTGCAGCACCGGATTACCCTTAAACTGGCTGTGGTAATCCTGGTAGTTAACCCCCGCCTTCACCCGGGCTATGTCTATGTATTTATCTTTCTGGTCTACATACAGGCAAAACGGGAGGGAATTGCCCGGCAACAGGTATTTTACCTGCCCGGGATACTCTGTTGAAAACAGTAACTTCTGTTGGTTATCAAAGAAATCCAGAGTAATAGCTATGTTAGATTTTACTAATGCTGATGTATTCTGTACCTCTCCCAGTACTGTAAGGGTTCCATACATATCCAGATATAGATTAAGATTTTTTATCTCCAGGCCAATAGCAGTGGTTTTGTCCAGGATAATACTGTGGTAATCAAAATAGTGCAGGGCAGAGGGATTGCTGATATCTGGAACAGCTGGTCCTTGCTGCCTAACTTCCTGGCCCTGACTGCAGGAAGCTAAGACCACAACAGACATGATTAAAAATGCTGCCAGTATATATCTAGCATTGGTCATATTCGTCTACATGGTATTCTTCATCAATTATCCGGTTCTCTTCGT
The sequence above is a segment of the Actinomycetes bacterium genome. Coding sequences within it:
- the corA gene encoding magnesium/cobalt transporter CorA — its product is MLTGSRGDAMKIMVFDKSAKKIMQDLKLEEVAPYINNQQYLIWVDIENPSREIMQFLLDDFKFHPLDIEDCLSVIERPKLDEYDDYMFLVMHIPFFIKQTRKLVPFTVNIFIGRNYLVTVHQGLCKPIQNTWANIVEKHSTLTVGSGYLLHRIIDALIDYSFPILNKIYRNIQNVEDEIFKKVSNKNVRDILRIRTNILTFRNIIFPQRKLLKTLEIKDMEFLIDELEVYFSDLVDHIEKIWDTLENYKELIEGIHEAHQSLLSNKINDIMRILTIFSVVILPLTFITGLYGMNVSLPLENNAFAFIIIISFLALLALGMFMYFKHKEWL